A part of Chiloscyllium punctatum isolate Juve2018m chromosome 27, sChiPun1.3, whole genome shotgun sequence genomic DNA contains:
- the snrnp40 gene encoding U5 small nuclear ribonucleoprotein 40 kDa protein, protein MIDQKRKAQEMALVPTKRPRNEVVPGVPQQAGPPRTSSLQAPIMLLTGHEGEVYCCKFHPNGSTLASSGFDRLILLWNVYGDCDNYATLKGHSGAVMELHYNTDGSMLFSASTDKTVAVWDSETGERVKRLKGHTSFVNSCYPARRGPQLVCTGSDDGTVKLWDIRKKAAIHTFQNTYQVLAATFNDTSDQIISGGIDNDIKVWDLRQNKLIYTMRGHTDSVTGLALSGDGSYLLSNSMDNTVRVWDIRPFAPKERCVKIFQGNVHNFEKNLLRCSWSIDGSKIAAGSADRFVYVWDTTSRRILYKLPGHAGSVNEVSFHPEEPIILSASSDKRLYIGEIQ, encoded by the exons ATGATCGATCAGAAACGCAAGGCGCAAGAAATGGCGCTGGTTCCGACCAAGCGGCCGAGGAACGAGGTGGTGCCGGGAGTCCCGCAGCAGGCG GGTCCCCCAAGAACATCAAGTCTTCAAGCTCCTATAATGCTTCTAACAGGTCACGAGGGAGAAGTTTACTGCTGTAAGTTCCACCCAAATGGATCAACACTGGCATCTTCCGGATTTGACAGACTCATAC TGTTGTGGAATGTGTATGGGGACTGTGATAACTATGCTACATTAAAAGGCCACAGTGGAGCAGTTATGGAATTGCATTATAACACAGATGGCAG CATGCTTTTTTCAGCATCAACAGATAAAACTGTTGCAGTGTGGGACAGTGAAACAGGTGAAAGAGTCAAGAGGTTGAAAGGGCACACTTCCTTCGTGAATTCATGTTACCCAGCAAGACGAGGACCACAGTTAGTCTGTACAGGAAGTGATGATGGAACAGTAAAG CTTTGGGATATTCGGAAGAAAGCTGCTATCCATACATTTCAGAACACATACCAAGTACTTGCTGCAACATTTAATGACACAAGTGATCAGATTATCTCTGGTGGTATTGATAATGACATAAAG GTTTGGGATCTGCGACAAAACAAGTTAATTTATACTATGCGAGGTCATACAGACTCTGTGACTGGTTTGGCTCTAAGTGGAGATGGCTCTTACCTCCTTTCTAATTCAATGGACAATACAG TACGTGTCTGGGATATCCGTCCATTTGCTCCAAAAGAGAGATGTGTGAAAATATTCCAGGGTAATGTGCATAATTTTGAAAAG AACCTCTTGAGATGTTCGTGGTCAATTGATGGAAGCAAAATAGCTGCTGGATCTGCTGACAG GTTTGTTTATGTCTGGGATACAACGTCGCGAAGAATCTTGTATAAATTACCAGGGCATGCAGGCTCAGTGAATGAGGTGTCCTTTCATCCAGAAGAACCAATTA